From a region of the Xyrauchen texanus isolate HMW12.3.18 chromosome 39, RBS_HiC_50CHRs, whole genome shotgun sequence genome:
- the LOC127632535 gene encoding G protein-coupled receptor 137Ba-like isoform X1, with translation MEHHSRSIQQGSSGGNASLSPPTLSPAIPPYVKLGLTVAYTVFYSILFVFIYAQLWLVLRYRHKRFSYQTAFLFLCLLWAALRALLFSFYFRDCVTANALGPFSFWLLYCFPVCLQFFTLSLMNLYCAQVFFKAKSKYSPHLLKYKFPLYLLFVGVSLLFLLVNLTCALLVKMSDTQVKTVVLVRVTINDSLFVLCAVSLSVCLYKVAKMSLASIYLESKGTSVCQVTLIGLMVILLYASRACYNLVVLALTDIETIHSFDYDWYNVSDQADLRSSLGDAGYVVFGVILFVWELLPTSLVVFFFRVRKPAQDRSGSAIPSHVFTNRPYFFDNPRRYDSDDDLAWASHTQTTSTSLSTDCYDWRSRSSSFLVHLGGDDQRLSMATAGLNR, from the exons ATGGAGCATCATTCCAGATCAATTCAGCAGGGTTCCTCAGGTGGGAATGCCTCCCTTTCTCCACCGACTCTGAGTCCAGCGATCCCTCCCTACGTCAAACTGGGCCTGACAGTCGCCTACACCGTCTTCTACTCCATCCTTTTCGTGTTCATCTACGCTCAGCTGTGGCTGGTGTTGCGTTACCGGCACAAACGCTTCAGCTACCAGACGGCGTTCCTGTTCCTTTGTCTGCTGTGGGCGGCACTGCGCGCACTCCTCTTCTCGTTCTATTTCAGGGACTGCGTGACGGCCAACGCGCTCGGACCGTTCTCCTTCTGGCTGCTCTACTGCTTCCCCGTGTGCCTGCAGTTCTTCACCCTCAGCCTCATGAATCTGTACTGCGCTCAG GTATTCTTCAAGGCCAAATCAAAGTATTCTCCTCACCTCCTTAAATATAA GTTTCCTCTGTATCTGCTGTTTGTTGGTGTGAGTCTGCTGTTTCTCCTGGTCAATCTGACGTGTGCTCTGCTGGTGAAGATGAGCGACACACAGGTGAAGACCGTCGTCCTGGTGCGGGTCACCATCAATGACTCTCTCTTCGTTCTCTGCGCCGTCTCTCTGTCCGTCTGCCTCTACAAGGTGGCCAAGATGTCTCTGGCCAGCATCTACCTGGAGTCCAAG GGCACATCCGTGTGTCAGGTGACCCTGATTGGTCTCATGGTGATACTCCTGTACGCATCACGGGCGTGTTATAATTTAGTGGTCCTGGCTCTCACAGACATCGAGACCATTCATTCATTTGATTACGACTGGTACAACGTGTCTGATCAG GCGGATCTGAGGTCTAGTCTTGGCGATGCCGGTTATGTCGTGTTTGGTGTGATTCTGTTCGTGTGGGAGCTGCTGCCCACATCTTTGGTGGTCTTCTTTTTCCGAGTGCGCAAACCTGCTCAGGACAGG AGCGGTTCTGCGATTCCCAGCCATGTTTTCACAAACAGACCATATTTCTTTGACAACCCCAGACGTTACGACAGTGATGACGATTTAGCCTGGGCTTCCCACACCCAGACCACCTCAACAAG TTTGTCTACAGACTGCTATGATTGGAGGAGCCGGAGCAGCAGTTTCCTGGTTCATTTGGGAGGAGATGATCAACGGTTGTCCATGGCAACAGCGGGACTAAACCGTTAA
- the LOC127632535 gene encoding G protein-coupled receptor 137Ba-like isoform X2 has product MEHHSRSIQQGSSGGNASLSPPTLSPAIPPYVKLGLTVAYTVFYSILFVFIYAQLWLVLRYRHKRFSYQTAFLFLCLLWAALRALLFSFYFRDCVTANALGPFSFWLLYCFPVCLQFFTLSLMNLYCAQVFFKAKSKYSPHLLKYKFPLYLLFVGVSLLFLLVNLTCALLVKMSDTQVKTVVLVRVTINDSLFVLCAVSLSVCLYKVAKMSLASIYLESKGTSVCQVTLIGLMVILLYASRACYNLVVLALTDIETIHSFDYDWYNVSDQADLRSSLGDAGYVVFGVILFVWELLPTSLVVFFFRVRKPAQDRVS; this is encoded by the exons ATGGAGCATCATTCCAGATCAATTCAGCAGGGTTCCTCAGGTGGGAATGCCTCCCTTTCTCCACCGACTCTGAGTCCAGCGATCCCTCCCTACGTCAAACTGGGCCTGACAGTCGCCTACACCGTCTTCTACTCCATCCTTTTCGTGTTCATCTACGCTCAGCTGTGGCTGGTGTTGCGTTACCGGCACAAACGCTTCAGCTACCAGACGGCGTTCCTGTTCCTTTGTCTGCTGTGGGCGGCACTGCGCGCACTCCTCTTCTCGTTCTATTTCAGGGACTGCGTGACGGCCAACGCGCTCGGACCGTTCTCCTTCTGGCTGCTCTACTGCTTCCCCGTGTGCCTGCAGTTCTTCACCCTCAGCCTCATGAATCTGTACTGCGCTCAG GTATTCTTCAAGGCCAAATCAAAGTATTCTCCTCACCTCCTTAAATATAA GTTTCCTCTGTATCTGCTGTTTGTTGGTGTGAGTCTGCTGTTTCTCCTGGTCAATCTGACGTGTGCTCTGCTGGTGAAGATGAGCGACACACAGGTGAAGACCGTCGTCCTGGTGCGGGTCACCATCAATGACTCTCTCTTCGTTCTCTGCGCCGTCTCTCTGTCCGTCTGCCTCTACAAGGTGGCCAAGATGTCTCTGGCCAGCATCTACCTGGAGTCCAAG GGCACATCCGTGTGTCAGGTGACCCTGATTGGTCTCATGGTGATACTCCTGTACGCATCACGGGCGTGTTATAATTTAGTGGTCCTGGCTCTCACAGACATCGAGACCATTCATTCATTTGATTACGACTGGTACAACGTGTCTGATCAG GCGGATCTGAGGTCTAGTCTTGGCGATGCCGGTTATGTCGTGTTTGGTGTGATTCTGTTCGTGTGGGAGCTGCTGCCCACATCTTTGGTGGTCTTCTTTTTCCGAGTGCGCAAACCTGCTCAGGACAGGGTGAGCTGA